A portion of the Macaca mulatta isolate MMU2019108-1 chromosome 4, T2T-MMU8v2.0, whole genome shotgun sequence genome contains these proteins:
- the KHDC3L gene encoding KH domain-containing protein 3: MDTPRRFPTLVQLMQPKAMPVEVLGHLPKRFSWFHSEFLKNPKVVRLEVWLVEKIFGRDRERIPHVQGMSQILIHVNRLDPNGEAEILVFGRPSYQEDTIKMIMNLADYHRQLQAKGSGKALAQDVATKKAEIQLSSTEVREAGTQRSVEVREVGTQGSPVEVRETGTQQSLEAANQSGTQRSPEAASKAVTQRFREDTRAPVTRL, from the exons ATGGACACTCCCAGGCGGTTTCCGACGCTCGTGCAACTGATGCAGCCAAAAGCAATGCCAGTCGAGGTGCTTGGTCACCTTCCTAAGCGGTTCTCCTGGTTCCACTCTGAGTTCCTGAAGAATCCGAAGGTAGTTCGCCTTGAGGTTTGGCTGGTGGAAAAGATCTTCG GCAGGGACCGAGAACGCATCCCGCACGTCCAGGGTATGTCCCAAATCTTGATTCATGTGAATCGGTTGGACCCTAACGGCGAGGCTGAGATCTTGGTATTTGGGAGGCCTTCTTACCAGGAGGACACAATCAAGATGATCATGAACTTGGCTGACTATCACCGACAGCTCCAGGCGAAAG GCTCAGGAAAGGCCCTCGCCCAGGATGTCGCCACTAAGAAGGCCGAGATCCAGCTGTCTTCAACAGAAGTCCGGGAGGCCGGGACCCAGCGTTCGGTGGAGGTCCGGGAGGTCGGGACACAGGGTTCTCCGGTGGAGGTGCGGGAGACCGGGACCCAGCAGTCTCTCGAGGCTGCCAACCAGTCCGGGACCCAGCGATCCCCCGAAGCTGCCAGCAAGGCAGTGACCCAGCGGTTTCGCGAGGATACCCGGGCCCCAGTTACCAGATTATGA
- the DPPA5 gene encoding developmental pluripotency-associated 5 protein, which translates to MGTLPARRNIPPWVKVPEDLKDPEVFQVQTRLLKAMFGPDGSRIPYIEQVSKAMLELKALESSDLTEVVVYGSYLYKLRTKWMLQSMAEWHRQRQERGMLKLAEAMTALELGPWMK; encoded by the exons ATGGGAACTCTCCCGGCACGTAGAAATATCCCGCCGTGGGTGAAAGTTCCCGAAGACCTGAAAGATCCAGAGGTGTTCCAGGTCCAGACGCGGCTGCTGAAAGCCATGTTTG GCCCGGACGGATCTCGAATCCCTTACATCGAGCAAGTGAGCAAGGCCATGCTCGAGCTGAAGGCTCTGGAGTCTTCAGACCTCACCGAGGTCGTGGTTTACGGTTCCTATTTGTACAAGCTCCGGACCAAGTGGATGCTCCAGTCCATGGCTGAGTGGCACCGCCAGCGCCAGGAGCGAG GGATGCTCAAACTTGCGGAAGCCATGACTGCCCTCGAACTAGGCCCTTGGATGAAGTGA